In the Natronobacterium texcoconense genome, one interval contains:
- a CDS encoding MGMT family protein, translating into MEDVTDAGIYARESSYLDCYVQLGVASGRVLDVSFPDHPDDEATVVTDDSEESPVLERIFEYLDGLEEVTFDDVQVALTVPTDQRSILEQVRQIPYGDQVGVEALTRMTPELDADDEDDQILVRTALDANPAPILIPDHRVRDGPSAAPPAVEQKLRSLEGL; encoded by the coding sequence ATGGAGGACGTTACCGACGCTGGGATCTACGCGCGGGAATCGTCGTACCTCGACTGTTACGTGCAACTCGGCGTCGCCAGCGGGCGTGTCCTGGACGTCTCGTTTCCCGACCACCCGGACGACGAGGCTACCGTCGTCACCGACGACAGCGAGGAAAGTCCCGTCCTCGAGCGGATCTTCGAGTACCTCGACGGACTCGAAGAGGTCACCTTCGACGACGTCCAGGTCGCGCTGACGGTGCCGACCGACCAGCGGTCCATTCTGGAACAGGTACGGCAGATACCCTACGGCGATCAGGTCGGCGTCGAGGCGCTGACCCGAATGACGCCGGAACTCGACGCCGACGACGAGGACGATCAGATCCTCGTTCGGACCGCCCTGGACGCGAATCCAGCACCAATCCTGATCCCCGACCATCGCGTCCGGGATGGGCCAAGCGCCGCACCGCCGGCCGTCGAACAGAAACTGCGCTCGCTCGAGGGGCTGTAG
- the trpC gene encoding indole-3-glycerol phosphate synthase has translation MNSSTALAPEVESILAAARERPGGDTPLEVAPRPFSDALERAETDGRVPVIAEVKPTSPTADGTREDDPVELAEAMVAGGATAISVLTEPTHFGGSPETLTRVREAVDVPVLRKDFLLREEQLDVVEADLVLVIARFVDNLADLVTAARDRGFQPLVEVHDEAELEAALEADADLIGVNNRDLARLEVDLGTFESVSADVPDDVTLIAESGISTPADVRRMRAAGADALLVGSAIMDHGAEEADVEANTRRLTRSTVEEET, from the coding sequence ATGAACTCTAGTACGGCGCTCGCTCCCGAGGTGGAGTCGATACTGGCCGCTGCCCGGGAACGGCCGGGCGGGGACACTCCGCTGGAGGTCGCGCCACGACCGTTCTCCGACGCCCTCGAGCGCGCGGAAACGGACGGACGCGTCCCCGTGATCGCGGAAGTGAAGCCGACGAGTCCGACCGCGGACGGCACCCGCGAGGACGACCCCGTCGAACTGGCCGAGGCGATGGTTGCGGGCGGCGCGACCGCGATCTCGGTCCTCACCGAGCCGACCCACTTCGGCGGTTCGCCCGAGACGCTGACGCGAGTGCGCGAGGCCGTCGACGTCCCCGTCCTCCGGAAGGATTTCCTTCTTCGCGAGGAGCAACTCGATGTCGTCGAAGCCGACCTCGTGCTGGTGATCGCACGGTTCGTCGATAATCTCGCAGACCTCGTCACTGCCGCCCGTGACCGCGGCTTCCAGCCGCTGGTCGAGGTCCACGACGAGGCCGAACTCGAGGCAGCCCTCGAGGCGGACGCCGATCTCATCGGGGTGAACAATCGGGATCTGGCGCGACTCGAGGTGGATCTGGGGACGTTCGAGTCGGTTTCAGCCGACGTGCCTGACGACGTCACTCTGATCGCCGAGAGCGGCATCTCGACGCCGGCGGACGTCCGTCGGATGCGGGCGGCGGGTGCCGACGCCTTGCTCGTCGGTAGTGCCATTATGGACCACGGCGCGGAAGAGGCTGACGTCGAGGCGAACACGCGACGACTGACGCGATCGACCGTGGAGGAAGAGACATGA
- the trpB gene encoding tryptophan synthase subunit beta, with protein sequence MSTSDYDDEKRERTSDATFGDDYGGQYVPEALMPALQELEDAYERYVLENEDGFMDEFRERMRDFGGRPTPLQRADRLSERYDREIYLKREDLVHGGAHKLNNALGQVLLAKYMGKERIIAETGAGQHGTATAMAAAHLDMPCEIYMGRTDINRQRPNVYRMRMNGAEVNPVTAGSGTLKEAINETMRDWATTVERTHYVIGSVVGPHPFPKLVRDFQSVISEEARAQVQEQAGRLPDSVVACAGGGSNTMGSFHAFVPDCANPRFANESSGRSPRDEDVELYAVEAGGSSLEIDAEEGLAPNSATLSTGTDGVLHGAMTKLLQSEEGQIVESHSVSAGLDYAGVGPELAHLVESGRVTPANVDDDAALNGFHRLSNLEGIIPALESSHALGYLEEHHDELGDIVVVTVSGRGDKDLETVLEETEKRDLEAAPDVEVLE encoded by the coding sequence ATGAGCACGAGCGACTACGACGACGAGAAACGCGAACGAACCAGTGACGCTACGTTTGGTGACGACTATGGCGGCCAGTACGTCCCCGAGGCGCTGATGCCCGCCCTGCAGGAACTCGAGGACGCCTACGAACGGTACGTCCTCGAGAACGAGGACGGCTTCATGGACGAGTTCCGCGAACGGATGCGTGACTTCGGCGGGCGACCGACGCCGCTACAGCGTGCGGATCGGCTCAGCGAGCGCTACGACCGGGAGATCTACCTCAAGCGCGAGGATCTGGTCCACGGCGGCGCGCACAAACTGAACAACGCACTCGGGCAGGTCCTGCTGGCCAAATACATGGGCAAAGAACGGATCATCGCCGAAACCGGTGCCGGACAGCACGGCACGGCGACGGCGATGGCCGCGGCCCACCTCGACATGCCCTGTGAGATCTACATGGGCCGGACCGACATCAACCGCCAGCGACCGAACGTCTACCGGATGCGGATGAACGGCGCGGAGGTAAACCCCGTGACGGCAGGGTCGGGAACGCTGAAGGAGGCGATCAACGAGACGATGCGCGACTGGGCGACGACCGTCGAGCGCACCCACTACGTTATCGGGTCGGTCGTCGGTCCCCACCCGTTCCCGAAACTGGTGCGTGACTTCCAGTCGGTCATCAGCGAGGAGGCCCGCGCACAGGTACAGGAGCAAGCGGGACGGCTCCCCGACAGCGTCGTCGCCTGCGCGGGCGGCGGTTCGAACACGATGGGGTCGTTCCACGCGTTCGTTCCGGACTGCGCGAACCCACGGTTCGCGAACGAATCGAGCGGACGTAGTCCGCGAGACGAAGACGTGGAACTGTACGCCGTCGAGGCCGGCGGCTCGAGCCTCGAGATCGACGCCGAGGAGGGCCTCGCACCAAACTCCGCGACGCTCTCGACGGGCACCGATGGCGTGCTCCACGGCGCGATGACGAAACTCCTCCAGAGCGAAGAGGGCCAGATCGTCGAATCCCACAGCGTCAGCGCGGGGCTCGACTACGCCGGCGTCGGTCCCGAACTCGCTCACCTGGTCGAGTCGGGCCGCGTGACGCCGGCAAACGTCGACGACGACGCCGCACTGAACGGCTTCCATCGGCTGTCGAACCTCGAGGGGATCATCCCGGCGCTCGAGTCGAGTCACGCGCTGGGATACTTGGAAGAACATCACGACGAGTTGGGTGATATCGTCGTCGTCACCGTCTCCGGCCGCGGCGACAAGGACCTAGAGACCGTCCTCGAGGAGACCGAGAAACGTGATCTCGAGGCCGCGCCGGACGTGGAGGTGCTCGAGTAA
- the trpA gene encoding tryptophan synthase subunit alpha has protein sequence MVGEDRRPEGGEPRETRAGSDDQERPVSADGGTDSDVEAAIRENHPALITYVTAGDPSLEDTKEYVEALDRGGSDLIELGLPFSEPIAEGPTIQAAINRALEAGTTPEGFFELVDDLETEAPLLVMTYYNMILQYGASEAPHASDSDAAKPRNEPDVRPFVERAADAGLSGIIVPDLPAEETDPLREACDNHGLDLVFIVAPTTEGERLENIMSQVSGFAYVQARLGTTGARANVSTATHDSLTRLEEYEVPKAVGFGVSEGDHAAEIIEAGADGVIVGSALVDLIAEHGEGDAPAADALETKATELKRGALRGAGIDPDAFDGNVPEPEQP, from the coding sequence ATGGTTGGCGAGGATCGACGACCGGAGGGAGGAGAGCCTCGAGAAACGCGAGCGGGGAGCGACGACCAGGAGCGACCCGTGAGCGCCGACGGCGGCACCGACAGCGACGTCGAGGCCGCCATCCGCGAGAACCACCCCGCACTGATCACCTACGTCACCGCGGGCGATCCTTCCCTCGAGGACACGAAAGAGTACGTCGAGGCCCTCGACCGTGGCGGCTCGGACCTGATCGAACTTGGCCTGCCGTTCTCGGAGCCGATCGCCGAGGGGCCGACGATTCAGGCGGCGATCAACCGCGCGCTCGAGGCCGGCACCACGCCAGAGGGCTTTTTCGAACTGGTCGACGACCTCGAGACTGAAGCACCGTTGCTTGTGATGACGTACTACAACATGATTCTGCAGTACGGAGCGAGCGAGGCGCCACACGCCTCGGATAGTGACGCGGCGAAGCCGCGGAACGAACCCGACGTCCGGCCGTTCGTAGAACGTGCCGCCGACGCCGGCCTCTCGGGGATCATCGTCCCCGACCTCCCGGCTGAGGAGACCGATCCCCTCCGGGAGGCCTGTGACAACCACGGACTCGACCTCGTCTTTATCGTCGCGCCGACGACCGAGGGCGAGCGCCTCGAGAACATCATGTCCCAGGTATCGGGCTTCGCCTACGTTCAGGCCCGACTCGGGACGACGGGCGCGCGGGCGAACGTCTCGACGGCGACCCACGACAGCCTTACGCGTCTCGAGGAGTACGAGGTACCGAAGGCGGTCGGCTTCGGTGTCAGCGAGGGCGACCACGCGGCCGAGATCATCGAGGCCGGTGCCGACGGCGTCATCGTCGGCAGCGCGCTGGTCGATCTGATCGCCGAACACGGCGAGGGCGACGCGCCTGCAGCTGACGCACTCGAGACAAAGGCGACCGAACTCAAACGGGGTGCGCTCCGCGGTGCAGGAATCGACCCCGATGCGTTCGACGGAAACGTACCGGAACCAGAACAGCCATAA
- a CDS encoding 2-amino-3,7-dideoxy-D-threo-hept-6-ulosonate synthase has product MTTTGTDARLERIGTDGSYVIIPMDHGITMGAVQGLKEIESTIDGVTRGGADAVLTQKGIAPRVHENKNGKGYIVHLNGSTTIGPDEQDKRMTGTVEEAIRAGADAVSFHINVGSDHEPDQISQLAEVTENAERFGIPVLAMAYARGPGVDSTDPEALGHAVRLAEELGADLVKTGYSGDAESFQHVVESTRLPVVIAGGSKGTDRETIEMVRGVMDAGGAGVSMGRSIFQHEDPEAIATAVSGVVHDDRSVDEALTEAGLAIEA; this is encoded by the coding sequence ATGACTACCACCGGCACTGACGCACGACTCGAGCGGATCGGTACAGACGGATCGTACGTAATCATCCCGATGGACCACGGCATTACGATGGGCGCGGTCCAGGGGCTGAAAGAGATCGAATCGACCATCGACGGCGTCACTCGCGGCGGCGCGGACGCCGTCCTCACGCAGAAAGGGATCGCCCCACGCGTTCACGAGAACAAGAACGGCAAGGGGTACATCGTCCACCTCAACGGCTCGACGACGATCGGTCCAGACGAACAGGACAAACGAATGACTGGGACCGTCGAGGAGGCGATCCGGGCCGGCGCCGACGCCGTCTCTTTCCACATCAACGTCGGCTCGGACCACGAACCCGACCAGATCAGCCAGCTCGCGGAGGTTACCGAGAACGCCGAGCGGTTCGGTATCCCCGTCCTCGCGATGGCCTACGCCCGCGGCCCCGGCGTCGACTCCACGGACCCCGAAGCACTGGGTCACGCGGTTCGACTCGCCGAGGAACTCGGCGCGGACCTCGTCAAGACTGGCTACAGCGGCGACGCCGAGAGCTTCCAGCACGTCGTCGAGTCGACCCGGCTTCCGGTCGTCATCGCTGGCGGCTCGAAGGGGACCGACCGCGAGACGATCGAGATGGTCCGTGGCGTGATGGATGCCGGCGGCGCGGGCGTCTCGATGGGTCGATCGATCTTCCAGCACGAGGATCCCGAAGCGATCGCGACGGCCGTCAGCGGCGTCGTCCACGACGACCGCTCGGTCGACGAGGCACTGACGGAAGCAGGACTGGCCATCGAAGCCTGA